The following are from one region of the Massilia sp. 9096 genome:
- a CDS encoding IS6 family transposase, with translation MRNYTSKSDLFKGRHFEQEIIIQCVRWYLRYKLSYRDVVEMIAERGLPIAHTTILPWVQRYVPEFDKRWSRFAASAGTSWRVDETYVRIRGRWAYLYRAVDASGKTVDFRLSPRRNVASAKAFFRKALRYQRQPPETITLDGYAASHQGVRELKEQGQLPDLTKLGSSKYLNNLIEQDHRNVKSKLGPTLGLKGFTSAATTIRGIELMHRIRKGQFDL, from the coding sequence ATTCGCAACTACACCAGCAAGAGCGACCTGTTCAAGGGTCGACACTTCGAACAAGAGATCATCATCCAGTGCGTGCGCTGGTACCTGCGCTACAAGCTGTCGTATCGTGACGTTGTCGAGATGATCGCCGAGCGAGGACTGCCGATCGCTCACACGACAATCCTTCCCTGGGTTCAGCGGTATGTACCGGAGTTCGACAAACGCTGGAGCCGCTTCGCGGCATCAGCTGGAACCTCGTGGCGGGTAGACGAGACCTACGTAAGAATCCGTGGCCGGTGGGCATATCTCTACCGTGCAGTGGACGCGTCAGGCAAGACGGTCGACTTCCGGCTGAGTCCGCGGCGCAACGTCGCCTCAGCGAAAGCGTTCTTCCGCAAGGCACTGCGCTACCAGCGCCAACCACCCGAGACGATTACGCTGGATGGTTACGCAGCCTCGCACCAGGGTGTTCGTGAACTTAAAGAGCAAGGGCAGCTACCTGACTTGACGAAGCTTGGCTCGTCGAAATACCTGAACAATCTGATCGAGCAGGACCATCGCAACGTCAAATCCAAACTAGGACCGACGCTGGGCCTGAAAGGTTTTACTTCCGCCGCCACGACAATTCGAGGCATCGAGCTCATGCATCGCATCCGCAAAGGCCAGTTCGACCTATAA
- a CDS encoding DDE-type integrase/transposase/recombinase, producing MYRAVDKERQARRFRSDSAAHRNMTAAKQFFEKAVRENGVPERIVMDKSGAKKAAIDEINAVMAPRIHRALAKYLKTSSSRIIVRSSA from the coding sequence ATCTACCGTGCCGTTGACAAAGAAAGGCAAGCCCGTCGATTTCGTTCTGACAGCGCAGCGCACCGCAATATGACTGCTGCCAAGCAATTCTTCGAAAAAGCCGTGCGCGAGAACGGTGTGCCCGAAAGAATCGTGATGGATAAAAGCGGCGCCAAGAAGGCCGCCATCGACGAGATCAACGCCGTCATGGCTCCCCGGATCCACCGTGCACTGGCCAAGTACCTCAAAACATCGTCGAGCAGGATCATCGTGCGGTCAAGCGCGTAA